From the Oleiharenicola lentus genome, one window contains:
- a CDS encoding ArnT family glycosyltransferase, with the protein MRFLPPRTTSLLVLLLITAGTLWLRWPAFSFGLWNLDEAIHATAARAILDGGVLYRDAIDQRTPLSYYAVAGVFAIFGENNLWAVRCAIALLIAGTGWLLFLAGRTLRGGFAGIAAAALFVLLTTAMLYAGDANAANTEWFVAFFTSAGAAVLLLGGTKPSARQIFLTGALFGCAFLSKQPALLDAAAPFATLLYLGWRANRPPRRLALTLLTLIGGWLAPVLLTAGYLAARGALGDAIFYTWIYNLRFYGPETTLADRVMSALLPFRLLGAAQPGLLALWFAGAGFVLHRVLQRRPEPAEQATNPGLLFVAVWSLVALAGAAAGGRDFQHYHIQFLAPFSLGAGLALALLPGWLGSARSRWLRVAAALLLALVTYHTAVLALSARRPNRVVPVDPSMRVSNHIREHSNAADRIFVWGYHPDIYLLADRLPASRFLYASFLTGLVPWTNGAPGVDTSYAIVPGAMDTLLRDLAASRPLFIVDCSAGPNRFWSKYPLEKFPPLHAFIRAGYKQVESHYFLPQGFRLFQRKEPGEIVPEEAFPLLPPAVTDQFTLGTLGSPLVPVRASARHGADVTMVDRHLEFFAHAPSTITYRVPANAAFLRGGFGIRPGAYAPENKGPTDGAEFLVRWRPDGGKEEILFRHLLRPRDEPADRRVHGFRVALPPHQGGELELVITAGPYENTASDWTYWSDLLLEYSR; encoded by the coding sequence ATGCGTTTCCTGCCGCCCCGGACCACTTCGCTCCTCGTGCTGCTGCTGATCACGGCGGGCACGCTCTGGCTGCGGTGGCCGGCCTTCAGCTTCGGGCTCTGGAATCTCGACGAAGCGATCCACGCCACCGCCGCGCGCGCGATCCTCGACGGCGGCGTGCTCTACCGCGACGCCATCGACCAGCGCACGCCGCTCAGCTATTACGCCGTGGCGGGCGTCTTTGCGATTTTCGGCGAGAACAACCTCTGGGCCGTGCGCTGCGCCATCGCGCTGCTGATCGCCGGCACCGGCTGGCTGCTGTTTCTCGCCGGCCGTACGCTGCGCGGCGGATTCGCCGGCATCGCCGCGGCCGCTTTGTTTGTGCTGCTGACCACCGCGATGCTCTACGCGGGCGACGCCAACGCCGCCAACACGGAGTGGTTCGTGGCGTTCTTCACCAGTGCGGGCGCCGCGGTGTTGCTGCTCGGCGGCACGAAGCCGTCGGCGCGGCAGATTTTTCTGACCGGCGCGCTGTTCGGGTGCGCGTTCCTGTCCAAACAACCCGCGCTGCTCGACGCGGCCGCGCCCTTTGCCACCCTGCTTTACCTCGGCTGGCGGGCGAACCGGCCGCCCCGCCGGCTGGCGCTGACGCTGCTCACCCTCATCGGCGGCTGGCTGGCGCCGGTGCTGCTGACCGCCGGCTACCTGGCGGCGCGCGGCGCGCTTGGTGACGCGATTTTCTACACCTGGATCTACAACCTGCGGTTCTACGGACCGGAAACCACGCTCGCCGACCGAGTGATGAGCGCGCTGCTGCCGTTCCGTCTGCTCGGCGCGGCCCAACCCGGGTTGCTGGCGCTGTGGTTTGCGGGCGCGGGGTTTGTTCTGCACCGCGTGCTGCAACGCCGCCCCGAACCCGCGGAACAGGCGACGAACCCGGGCTTGCTGTTCGTGGCGGTCTGGTCGCTCGTCGCCCTTGCCGGGGCGGCGGCGGGCGGGCGTGATTTCCAGCATTACCACATCCAGTTCCTCGCCCCTTTTTCCCTCGGCGCCGGCCTCGCCCTCGCACTGCTGCCGGGTTGGCTGGGGTCGGCACGCAGTCGCTGGTTGCGCGTCGCCGCGGCTTTGCTGCTCGCGCTCGTCACCTACCACACCGCGGTGCTTGCCCTGAGCGCGCGCCGGCCCAACCGCGTCGTTCCCGTGGATCCTTCGATGCGCGTGTCGAACCACATCCGCGAACACAGCAACGCCGCCGACCGCATCTTCGTGTGGGGCTACCACCCGGACATCTACCTCCTGGCCGATCGCCTGCCCGCGAGCCGGTTCCTCTACGCCTCGTTCCTCACCGGCCTCGTGCCTTGGACCAACGGTGCTCCGGGCGTCGATACGAGCTACGCCATCGTGCCGGGCGCGATGGACACGCTGTTGCGCGACCTCGCCGCGAGTCGTCCGCTCTTCATCGTGGACTGCAGCGCGGGCCCCAACCGTTTCTGGTCGAAGTATCCGCTGGAGAAATTCCCGCCGCTGCACGCCTTCATCCGCGCCGGCTACAAGCAGGTGGAATCGCACTACTTCCTGCCGCAGGGCTTCCGGCTTTTTCAGCGCAAGGAACCGGGGGAGATCGTGCCGGAGGAGGCGTTCCCGCTTCTGCCACCGGCGGTTACCGACCAGTTCACCCTCGGCACCCTGGGCTCGCCGCTGGTGCCCGTGCGCGCGAGCGCCCGCCACGGCGCCGACGTGACCATGGTGGACCGGCATTTGGAATTCTTCGCCCACGCGCCCTCGACCATCACCTACCGTGTGCCCGCGAACGCGGCCTTTCTGCGCGGCGGGTTCGGCATCCGGCCCGGCGCCTATGCCCCCGAGAACAAGGGCCCGACCGACGGCGCGGAATTCCTTGTGCGCTGGCGCCCCGACGGCGGCAAGGAGGAGATCCTCTTCCGGCATCTGCTGCGCCCCCGCGATGAGCCCGCCGACCGCAGGGTGCATGGTTTCCGCGTCGCGCTCCCGCCGCACCAGGGCGGCGAGTTGGAACTGGTGATCACCGCTGGCCCCTACGAGAACACCGCCAGCGACTGGACCTACTGGAGCGACCTCCTGCTGGAATACTCCCGCTGA